From Candidatus Atelocyanobacterium thalassa isolate ALOHA, a single genomic window includes:
- a CDS encoding anhydro-N-acetylmuramic acid kinase produces the protein MYCLGLMSGTSVDSIDASLIEIQGNKLDLRIRYLLNISYSYPEKIRNQILKVAEGHSLSIEEFSKLDEKIALTFVDVVKEVQKEFFPVDLIGSHGQTVFHRPPVENIMGYTIQLGRGEIIANFTGIPTVNNFRAADIAVGGQGAPLVSAVDACMLGHSRYHRCIQNIGGIGNVTYLPPRCMDNWFENITGWDTGPGNVLIDLAIHKLSRGKHFYDENGDWASQGKPDYQLIRKWLNNTFFHQKPPKSTGRELFGKEYLEYCWNDAQVYELSETDFLTTITELTAISITNSYKHFIQHPIDEVLLCGGGSHNLYLKERIKHHSPYKTMVKTTTEVGLNSDFKEAISFAVLAYWRYVNKIPGNLPQVTGASYPMLLGDIYLPF, from the coding sequence ATGTATTGTCTCGGACTAATGAGTGGTACATCAGTAGATAGCATTGATGCATCATTAATAGAAATCCAAGGAAATAAACTCGATCTGAGAATTAGATACTTATTAAATATTAGCTATTCCTATCCAGAAAAAATTCGAAATCAGATTTTAAAAGTTGCTGAAGGTCACTCTTTATCAATAGAAGAATTTTCTAAATTAGATGAAAAAATCGCCTTGACTTTTGTAGATGTCGTTAAAGAAGTTCAAAAAGAATTTTTTCCTGTAGATTTAATTGGCTCTCACGGACAAACTGTATTTCACAGACCGCCAGTTGAAAATATTATGGGATATACGATTCAACTAGGCAGGGGAGAAATTATTGCTAATTTTACAGGTATTCCAACAGTCAATAATTTTCGAGCTGCTGATATAGCTGTTGGAGGTCAAGGAGCACCTTTAGTATCAGCAGTAGATGCTTGTATGTTGGGTCATTCTCGGTATCATAGATGCATACAAAATATTGGTGGAATAGGTAATGTTACATACTTACCGCCAAGATGTATGGATAACTGGTTTGAAAACATTACAGGATGGGATACTGGACCAGGAAATGTGTTAATTGATTTGGCTATTCACAAGTTAAGCAGGGGAAAACATTTTTATGATGAAAATGGAGATTGGGCATCTCAAGGTAAACCTGATTATCAATTGATCAGAAAATGGTTAAATAATACTTTTTTTCATCAGAAGCCTCCTAAATCAACTGGTAGGGAGCTTTTTGGAAAAGAATATTTAGAATATTGTTGGAATGACGCTCAAGTTTATGAACTATCTGAAACAGATTTTTTAACTACTATTACAGAGTTAACTGCAATTTCTATTACTAATAGTTATAAACATTTTATTCAACATCCTATTGATGAAGTGTTGCTATGTGGGGGAGGTAGTCATAATCTTTATTTAAAAGAACGTATAAAACATCATTCGCCTTATAAGACTATGGTAAAAACAACTACTGAAGTTGGCTTAAACAGTGATTTTAAAGAAGCAATTTCTTTTGCAGTTTTAGCTTATTGGAGATATGTAAATAAAATTCCAGGAAACTTACCACAAGTAACTGGAGCTTCCTATCCAATGCTACTTGGTGATATTTATCTTCCCTTCTAA
- a CDS encoding ABC transporter ATP-binding protein/permease: MPKIRLKFNQKLISYFFETAQPYFFPINNNQIWVFCTLLVTLIVMVISLTFFMTIGATLLTNTVFANFSNVITNSFVNKINNILDSNIVSYVAIILLISNLIFLSQFSKISKKWKQWFLLGSLLFLLLVVNGLRLIMSYVFRFIDTALTEKNADVFWQFMIVYGLVLISAVPIIVTYRYTRKKLGLMWREWLTESFLSRYFSYRTYYKLNSESIGKEVDNPDQRITQDIKSFTTVTLDFLLDFFNSILTLISFSYILYTISERLTYGLLIYAIFGTVVVLIAGNRLIKINYAQLRLEANFRYSILRIRDYAESIAFYRGEFLENKQVAKKLKKVVKNFNLLIIWQSVINLFQLGYNYFTRLIPYIMIAPLYLKGELDFGSIAQATVAFSQVLEALSLITNRIPEITRFAASINRLGEFYESMNPKLLNEEKLSNNLIHIEKFPFIVLQNVSLYPPNSQRKLVKNITIRVDRSNNLLIMGTSGTGKSSLLRAIAGLWSSGDGTIFRPSPKEILFLPQHPYMISGSLKEQLLYPDVGKYITQSQLNEILTAVDLQSLRNRFQDFDIKENWSSLLSLGEQQRIAFARILITKPRYVILDEATSALDEENEESLYYSLSTSETSYISVGHRPTLTKYHQQILTIMDKGDWELEIHKVHN, translated from the coding sequence ATGCCTAAAATCCGATTGAAATTTAATCAAAAGCTCATTTCATATTTTTTTGAAACAGCACAACCCTATTTTTTCCCTATCAATAATAATCAAATATGGGTTTTCTGTACGTTATTAGTAACACTAATTGTTATGGTTATTAGTTTAACTTTTTTCATGACAATTGGAGCAACTCTATTAACTAATACAGTTTTCGCTAATTTCTCTAATGTTATTACTAATAGTTTTGTCAATAAAATTAATAATATTTTAGATTCAAATATTGTTAGTTATGTAGCCATTATTTTATTAATTAGTAATTTAATTTTTCTATCACAATTTTCTAAAATCAGTAAAAAATGGAAGCAGTGGTTTTTACTAGGATCTCTTCTTTTTCTTTTACTAGTTGTTAATGGATTAAGGCTCATCATGAGCTATGTTTTTCGTTTTATTGATACTGCATTGACTGAAAAAAATGCAGATGTTTTTTGGCAATTTATGATAGTTTATGGCTTGGTATTAATCTCTGCTGTACCTATTATTGTCACTTACCGCTATACCAGGAAAAAGTTAGGCTTAATGTGGCGAGAGTGGCTTACAGAGAGTTTCTTGAGTCGCTATTTTAGCTATCGTACATATTATAAGTTAAATTCTGAATCTATCGGGAAAGAAGTGGATAACCCTGATCAGAGAATAACGCAAGATATAAAATCTTTTACAACTGTTACTCTTGATTTTCTACTTGATTTCTTTAACTCAATCTTAACATTAATCTCTTTTTCTTATATTTTATACACAATATCTGAGAGGTTAACATATGGTTTATTAATTTACGCAATATTTGGTACTGTAGTAGTTTTAATTGCAGGAAATCGTCTAATTAAGATTAATTATGCTCAATTGCGTCTAGAAGCAAATTTTCGCTATAGCATCTTAAGAATTAGGGACTATGCTGAATCAATTGCATTCTATAGAGGGGAATTTTTAGAAAACAAACAAGTTGCTAAAAAATTAAAAAAGGTTGTTAAAAACTTTAACTTATTAATCATTTGGCAATCAGTTATAAATCTTTTTCAATTAGGGTATAACTATTTTACGAGATTAATACCATATATTATGATTGCTCCTTTGTATTTAAAAGGAGAGTTAGATTTTGGATCTATTGCACAGGCAACTGTTGCATTTAGTCAAGTTCTGGAGGCGCTATCTTTAATAACTAACCGGATTCCGGAAATCACAAGATTCGCTGCTAGTATTAATCGCTTGGGAGAATTTTATGAATCAATGAATCCGAAGTTATTAAACGAAGAAAAATTAAGTAATAATTTAATTCATATCGAAAAATTCCCTTTTATTGTTTTACAAAACGTTTCTTTATACCCTCCTAATTCTCAAAGAAAATTAGTTAAAAATATTACTATTCGTGTAGATAGAAGTAATAATTTATTAATTATGGGGACTAGTGGAACTGGCAAAAGTTCTCTACTTAGGGCTATTGCCGGACTTTGGAGCTCAGGAGATGGAACGATCTTTCGGCCTAGTCCAAAAGAGATATTATTTTTACCCCAACATCCATATATGATTTCAGGAAGTCTAAAAGAACAACTTTTATATCCTGATGTAGGGAAGTATATTACACAAAGCCAACTAAATGAAATATTAACAGCTGTTGACTTACAGAGTTTGAGAAATCGTTTTCAAGATTTTGACATAAAAGAAAATTGGAGTAGCTTATTATCTTTGGGAGAACAACAGCGTATAGCATTTGCTAGAATTTTAATTACCAAGCCTCGTTATGTTATTTTAGACGAAGCTACTAGTGCTTTAGATGAAGAGAATGAAGAGTCTCTTTACTATAGTTTATCAACCTCAGAGACTAGCTATATTAGTGTAGGTCATAGACCTACTTTGACTAAATATCATCAGCAAATATTAACCATAATGGATAAAGGTGATTGGGAACTAGAAATTCACAAAGTTCATAATTAG
- a CDS encoding SagB/ThcOx family dehydrogenase, which produces MSDLPASIAVYYHQRTKYDPQTIATKNKGLDWSKQPIPFKEYKIGKSYELITYSSKESPFTSHSSYWQRLSRLCGCSYGLTAKVPTIGSPIYLRATPSAGGLYPAEVYLISKGTSWLPAGLYSYQPQNHSLLHFWDNDVWDNLKKACLSHQALENSELAIVTTAIFYRSSWRYEDRAYRRICLDTGHLLGNIELACAMTNYRPHLIGGFIDNVLNKIFYFNSKEEGVTSVIALSDLTYNNKNLEDIGPTAVPSIIKTNYSEVSDGELLGYFHQATEIQESDINKVQKIVSQKSIVEDKYNFPFCLKVSTSTTPIVWGSDFSLLEKTIFKRRSTRAYTGEELTLDELKALLHFTYQSQDYVHQGFDSNPDYFDISLIETFIAVSGVEGLESGCYYYAPKAQELRQIRFKNFRKELHYLCLGQNLGRDAGAIIFHTTELKKAIEKYGDRVYRYLHLDAGHLGQKINLAAIHLQLGVSGIGGFFDDQVNEVLGIPEDEVVIYITTIGRPRYQSIN; this is translated from the coding sequence ATGTCAGATTTGCCAGCATCCATAGCTGTTTATTATCATCAAAGAACAAAATACGATCCCCAAACTATTGCTACTAAGAACAAAGGCTTGGATTGGTCAAAACAGCCAATCCCTTTCAAAGAATATAAAATTGGTAAATCTTACGAGCTAATAACTTATTCATCAAAGGAATCACCATTTACTTCTCATTCTTCATATTGGCAAAGGCTTTCTCGTTTATGTGGCTGTAGTTATGGATTAACAGCAAAAGTTCCTACTATTGGAAGTCCTATATATTTGAGAGCGACTCCCTCAGCTGGAGGATTATATCCAGCTGAAGTTTATTTAATTTCTAAAGGAACTTCATGGCTACCAGCTGGACTATATAGTTACCAACCACAAAACCATTCTTTGTTGCATTTTTGGGATAATGATGTCTGGGACAATCTAAAGAAAGCATGTTTATCTCATCAAGCTCTTGAAAATTCAGAGCTAGCAATCGTCACAACCGCTATTTTTTACAGGTCTTCTTGGCGATATGAAGATAGGGCTTATCGAAGAATTTGTCTAGATACAGGGCATTTGTTGGGTAATATAGAGCTAGCTTGCGCTATGACTAATTACCGTCCTCACTTAATCGGAGGATTTATAGACAATGTACTTAATAAAATTTTTTATTTTAACTCTAAAGAAGAAGGAGTAACTTCAGTTATAGCCTTATCTGACTTAACCTACAATAACAAGAATTTAGAGGATATAGGGCCTACAGCTGTACCTTCAATTATAAAAACCAATTATTCCGAAGTATCTGATGGAGAATTACTAGGCTATTTTCATCAAGCTACTGAGATACAAGAGTCTGATATTAATAAAGTACAAAAAATAGTATCTCAAAAAAGTATTGTAGAAGATAAGTATAACTTTCCATTTTGTTTAAAGGTCTCTACATCCACAACTCCTATAGTATGGGGAAGTGATTTTAGTCTTCTTGAAAAAACTATTTTCAAAAGACGATCTACTCGTGCGTATACGGGTGAAGAGTTAACTTTAGATGAGTTAAAAGCATTATTACACTTTACTTACCAGTCTCAAGATTATGTTCATCAGGGATTTGATTCGAATCCTGATTATTTTGATATCAGTTTAATTGAAACTTTTATAGCAGTCTCTGGAGTAGAAGGACTAGAATCTGGTTGTTATTATTATGCTCCAAAGGCTCAAGAACTTAGACAAATTAGGTTTAAAAATTTTCGAAAAGAATTACACTACCTGTGTTTAGGGCAAAATTTAGGAAGAGATGCAGGGGCAATTATTTTTCACACGACAGAATTGAAAAAGGCAATAGAAAAATATGGTGATCGTGTCTATAGATATTTGCATCTTGATGCAGGACATTTAGGTCAAAAAATCAATCTGGCTGCTATTCATCTTCAACTTGGCGTAAGTGGAATTGGTGGTTTTTTTGACGATCAAGTAAATGAGGTTCTTGGTATTCCTGAAGATGAAGTTGTTATTTACATTACAACAATTGGAAGACCAAGATATCAATCTATAAATTAA